A stretch of DNA from Verrucomicrobiia bacterium:
CCGGCCCGCGCGCGCCACGGTTTCGTGCTTTCCCAAGAGCTGAAATCCCAGTAGTCATGGCGCCACACAATGGACCTGTCCCGCGCCGAACAACCCTCCGGCCAGCCGCGCTGCGCCGGTCTGCGCCCGGAAACTTGAAGTCCCCTCGCCCTTGCCATGAAACCTCAACTCCGCCTGCAATTGTCGTCGATGATGTTCCTCCAGTTCTTTGTCTGGGGGGCCTGGTATGTGACCGCGCCCAATTATCTCTCGACCATCGGCTTCAATGCGAAGGACATCGCGTGGACGTATTCGGTCGGCCCCATCGCCGGCATGATCTCGCCGTTCATCGTCGGCATGATTGCCGACCGGTTTTTTGCGGCGCAACGCGTGCTGGCCTTCATGCACCTTCTGGGGGCGGGTTTCATGTTGTTGGCCGCGCGGCTCACGCAGGTGGCGCATCCGTCGCCCGCGCTCATCAACCTCGTGTTCTTCGGCTACGTGCTGACCTACTTTCCGACGCTGGCGCTGACGAACACGCTTGCCATGCGGAACATGGGCAACCCCGAAAAGGAGTTCCCCGGCATCCGCGTGCTGGGAACCATCGGCTGGATCGTGGCCGGCCTCGCGCTGACGCAGGTGGGCTGGGACAAAACGGTGAACATGTTTTACCTCACCGCGGGGGCCGCCCTCGCCCTGGGCCTGTTCAGCTTTGCGCTGCCGCATACGCCGCCGTTGGAAACCGGTCCCGTTTCCGTGCGGCAGGTGCTCGGTCTGGATGCGTGGGTGCTGCTCAAGGACCGGTCGTATCTGGTCTTCATGATTGCCTCCACGCTGATCTGCATTCCGCTGGCCTTCTATTATCAAATCGCCAGCCGCGTGGTGGAAATGACCGGCCTGCCCATTGGCCGGACCATGTCGTATGGCCAGATGTCGGAAATCTTCTTCATGCTGGTCATGCCGCTCTTCTTCCTCCGGCTCGGCGTGAAATGGATGCTGGCGCTGGGCATGCTGGCGTGGGTGACCCGTTATGCCTTCTTCGCCGCCGGCGCCGCGCACGACATCACCTGGATGATCATTGCCGGCATCGCGCTGCACGGCATCTGCTACGACTTCTTCTTCGTCACCGGCCAGATTTACACCGACCGGATTGCGCCCAAACAAAT
This window harbors:
- a CDS encoding MFS transporter produces the protein MKPQLRLQLSSMMFLQFFVWGAWYVTAPNYLSTIGFNAKDIAWTYSVGPIAGMISPFIVGMIADRFFAAQRVLAFMHLLGAGFMLLAARLTQVAHPSPALINLVFFGYVLTYFPTLALTNTLAMRNMGNPEKEFPGIRVLGTIGWIVAGLALTQVGWDKTVNMFYLTAGAALALGLFSFALPHTPPLETGPVSVRQVLGLDAWVLLKDRSYLVFMIASTLICIPLAFYYQIASRVVEMTGLPIGRTMSYGQMSEIFFMLVMPLFFLRLGVKWMLALGMLAWVTRYAFFAAGAAHDITWMIIAGIALHGICYDFFFVTGQIYTDRIAPKQIRAQAQGMLVLFTLGLGMTIGAQVAGYVEAQHTPAASRQFAAQVTAKGAEISALQAQIASADPAAKPALEENLKQQTAAQAALRQSELRALEWQQLWGKPAAFAALILVAFVLIFKDKAKRNHVEPASAAR